A stretch of the Tautonia marina genome encodes the following:
- a CDS encoding gamma-glutamyltransferase family protein produces the protein MFPRVLMCAIVLIPLSARSQDDRARPTRPPADSPIGWHASGHSGAVVAGGAESVEAGMTILQQGGNAIDAAVGTLLALSVTDAHLFCFGGEVPILIYDAERGVVESIAGQGAAPRLATLEHFAAKGGIPRSGIESAAVPAFLDACLTALDRSGTMSFTQVVAPTLQILDRGEHPWHADLARTLRRLVEAEAAASDRRQGLRLVADCFYRGPIAVELDAWSRAHGGLIRYSDLATHVTRVEEPVSLDYRGHRILKCGPWTQGPALLQALQLLEGFDLPSHSPGASDAIHLQTEALKLAFADRDEFYADPLFAPVPLNLLLDPDYANARRALIDPARASLDRIPGDPASGQPRLDPERSTVQVGDDGPSLDTTTCIVADAAGNVVAATPSGWSGVLAGDTGVWLGSRLQSFNTWPNHPNVIEPGKRPRITLTPTIVLKNAQPVIAVSVAGGDAQDQSTLQMLTNLIDFELSPSEAVTAPRFNSEHLVGSFGQPAPELGVLRIDPRVGDEVLADLEARGHIIQPTQAPVGSNPTVLRIHPETGLLEAAGCPDSRRHAAAY, from the coding sequence ATGTTTCCTCGCGTCTTGATGTGCGCAATTGTCCTCATTCCCCTCTCGGCCCGATCGCAAGACGACCGAGCCCGGCCCACCCGCCCTCCGGCCGACTCTCCCATCGGCTGGCACGCTTCCGGTCACTCCGGAGCCGTCGTCGCCGGCGGCGCCGAGTCGGTCGAGGCCGGCATGACGATCCTGCAACAGGGCGGCAATGCCATCGACGCCGCGGTCGGCACCTTGCTGGCCCTGAGTGTCACCGATGCTCACCTGTTCTGTTTCGGCGGCGAGGTTCCCATTCTCATTTATGATGCCGAGCGCGGCGTGGTCGAATCGATCGCCGGCCAGGGGGCCGCGCCTCGCCTGGCCACCCTCGAACACTTTGCGGCCAAAGGGGGCATTCCCCGATCCGGCATCGAATCGGCCGCCGTCCCCGCCTTCCTCGACGCCTGCCTGACCGCGCTCGACCGCTCCGGCACCATGTCCTTCACTCAGGTCGTCGCCCCCACCCTCCAGATCCTCGACCGCGGCGAACACCCCTGGCACGCCGACCTCGCCCGCACGCTCCGACGCCTCGTCGAGGCCGAGGCCGCCGCCTCCGACCGCCGCCAGGGGCTCCGCCTCGTGGCCGACTGCTTCTATCGCGGCCCGATCGCCGTCGAGCTTGACGCCTGGTCCCGCGCTCACGGCGGCCTGATTCGCTACTCCGATCTCGCCACCCACGTCACCCGAGTCGAGGAACCCGTCTCCCTCGACTATCGCGGCCATCGCATCCTCAAGTGCGGCCCGTGGACCCAGGGTCCGGCCTTGCTTCAAGCACTCCAACTGCTCGAAGGTTTTGATCTTCCCTCCCACTCCCCCGGCGCCTCCGACGCCATCCACCTCCAGACCGAGGCCCTCAAGCTCGCCTTTGCCGACCGCGACGAGTTCTACGCCGACCCTCTCTTTGCTCCCGTTCCTTTGAATCTGCTTCTGGACCCCGATTATGCGAACGCCCGCCGCGCCCTGATCGACCCCGCTCGCGCCTCGCTCGACCGCATTCCCGGCGACCCCGCCTCCGGCCAGCCCCGGCTCGATCCCGAGCGATCGACCGTTCAGGTCGGCGACGACGGCCCATCGCTCGACACCACCACCTGCATCGTCGCCGATGCGGCCGGAAACGTCGTCGCGGCCACCCCGAGCGGTTGGTCAGGCGTTCTGGCCGGCGACACCGGCGTCTGGCTCGGCTCTCGCCTCCAAAGCTTCAACACCTGGCCCAACCACCCCAACGTCATCGAGCCCGGCAAGCGCCCCCGTATCACCCTTACGCCGACGATCGTCCTCAAGAATGCCCAGCCTGTCATCGCCGTCAGCGTCGCGGGGGGCGACGCGCAGGATCAATCGACCTTACAGATGCTCACCAACCTGATTGATTTCGAGCTCTCTCCGTCCGAGGCTGTCACGGCCCCCCGCTTCAATTCCGAGCACCTTGTCGGCTCGTTCGGCCAGCCTGCCCCCGAGCTGGGCGTTCTTCGGATCGACCCCCGCGTCGGCGACGAGGTCCTGGCCGATCTCGAAGCCCGCGGCCACATCATCCAGCCCACACAGGCTCCCGTCGGCTCGAACCCGACCGTCCTCCGCATCCACCCCGAGACCGGCCTGCTCGAAGCCGCCGGCTGCCCCGACTCCCGACGCCACGCCGCCGCTTACTGA
- a CDS encoding glucose-6-phosphate dehydrogenase, with product MAPDFVIFGAAGDLTSRYLMPALVHVIKAGYLDPTVSILGVSRQDWTPQQFRRHIADRLQQHAADADPEIIANLLDRLDYRQADVTDRAALSSVFHQVKGPAISYLALPPSLFIPTVETLSDLDLPRGSRIVVEKPFGTDLESAKRLNRLIHDSFDEGAVFRVDHFLMKQTIQNILGLRFANRIFEMLWNRDHIERVEITWDETVALERRASYYDRSGALRDMIQNHLLQLLTLVGMEPPVSLDARELRDRKVAVLRAVRRYTPDEVERFTHRARYTAGQVGAVPLPNYTDEDGVDPELRTETFAQVTLHLDNWRWSGVPFVLRSGKAMAADRHEIVVHFRPVPHLAFEQSPPPPNVLRLQLNPDRMSLGVNINGPGNPFDLERVELKTDCCRQDLPAYARLLLDVIEGDTMLSIRDDEAEESWSIVEPILNAWSEGRVPLLEYPAGSTGPNLA from the coding sequence ATGGCTCCGGACTTTGTCATCTTCGGCGCCGCGGGCGATCTGACCTCCCGCTATTTGATGCCTGCGCTTGTTCATGTCATCAAGGCAGGTTATCTTGACCCAACGGTCTCCATCCTCGGCGTGTCTCGCCAGGACTGGACTCCCCAGCAGTTCCGCCGGCACATTGCCGATCGCCTGCAGCAACACGCCGCCGATGCTGATCCCGAGATCATCGCCAACCTGCTCGACCGCCTCGACTATCGCCAGGCCGACGTCACCGACCGCGCTGCCCTTTCCTCGGTCTTTCATCAGGTCAAAGGACCGGCAATCTCCTATCTGGCGCTCCCCCCCAGCCTGTTCATTCCGACGGTCGAAACCCTCTCCGACCTCGATCTTCCCCGAGGGAGCCGGATCGTCGTCGAAAAACCGTTCGGCACCGACCTCGAATCGGCCAAGCGGCTCAACCGCCTGATCCACGACTCATTCGACGAGGGGGCCGTCTTCCGCGTCGATCACTTCCTCATGAAGCAGACGATCCAGAACATCCTCGGCCTCCGCTTCGCCAACCGCATCTTCGAGATGCTCTGGAACCGCGATCACATCGAACGGGTCGAAATCACCTGGGACGAAACCGTCGCCCTCGAACGCCGCGCCTCCTACTACGACCGCTCCGGCGCGCTCCGCGACATGATCCAGAATCATTTGCTTCAATTGCTCACCCTGGTGGGGATGGAACCCCCCGTCTCGCTCGACGCCCGAGAACTGCGCGATCGCAAGGTCGCAGTCCTCCGCGCTGTCCGTCGCTACACTCCCGACGAGGTTGAACGCTTCACCCATCGCGCTCGCTACACGGCCGGTCAGGTCGGCGCCGTGCCATTGCCCAACTACACCGACGAGGACGGCGTTGATCCCGAACTCCGCACCGAAACCTTCGCGCAGGTCACGCTTCATCTCGACAACTGGCGATGGTCCGGCGTGCCGTTCGTCCTCCGCTCGGGCAAGGCGATGGCCGCCGATCGTCACGAAATCGTCGTCCACTTCCGGCCTGTCCCGCACCTCGCCTTCGAGCAGAGCCCTCCCCCGCCGAACGTCCTCCGCCTCCAACTCAACCCCGACCGCATGTCGCTCGGCGTGAACATCAACGGGCCGGGCAATCCGTTCGACCTCGAACGTGTCGAACTGAAAACCGACTGCTGCCGACAGGACCTTCCCGCCTATGCCCGCCTCCTGCTCGACGTGATCGAGGGCGACACCATGCTCTCGATCCGAGACGACGAGGCCGAGGAGTCCTGGAGCATCGTCGAGCCGATTCTCAACGCCTGGTCCGAAGGCCGCGTCCCCCTGCTCGAATACCCAGCCGGCTCGACCGGCCCCAACCTCGCCTGA
- a CDS encoding aldehyde dehydrogenase family protein — protein sequence MAQGLETAPRVPTDLASRLLIDNEWVSPKGGDSFDTYNPATGEVIASVAAASADDVDRAVRAARRALETGPWGSMDAAERGKLMYDLADLIERDAEALAQLESLNCGKTIRDARGDLNGVIYTLRYYAGWADKIEGRTVPVRGNFLSYTLRQPIGVVGQIIPWNFPLLMLAWKWGPALACGNTIVLKPAEQTPLTALKLGELAIEAGFPAGVINILNGMGETTGDAIVRHPDVDKIAFTGHVDTAKIIQKNAADTLKRVTTELGGKSPNVIFADADLDEAVAGAFHAIYFHGGQCCTAGSRLFVERSIRDEFVERLAERAKVRKIGDPLDPDTEQGPQVSQEQMDKILGYVESGQKQGARVVSGGKRIGGSGFYVEPTIFDDAREDMDIVRDEIFGPVVTVLPFNDVDEVVERANRTHYGLAAGVWTKDIDKAHLYAKKVKAGTVWVNCYHVVEPTTPFGGFKMSGQGRENGEAALEHYTELKTVTVKLHG from the coding sequence ATGGCCCAGGGACTTGAAACCGCGCCTCGCGTACCGACCGATCTGGCCAGCCGCCTCCTCATCGACAACGAATGGGTCAGCCCCAAGGGAGGCGACTCGTTCGACACCTACAACCCCGCCACCGGCGAGGTGATCGCCAGCGTGGCCGCCGCCTCGGCCGACGACGTCGATCGCGCCGTCCGGGCCGCCCGGCGAGCCCTGGAAACCGGCCCCTGGGGATCGATGGACGCCGCCGAGCGCGGCAAGCTGATGTACGATCTGGCCGACCTGATCGAGCGCGACGCCGAGGCCCTCGCCCAGCTCGAATCGCTCAACTGCGGCAAGACGATCCGCGATGCCCGCGGCGACCTCAACGGCGTCATCTACACTCTGCGCTACTATGCCGGGTGGGCCGACAAGATCGAAGGCCGCACGGTCCCGGTGCGCGGCAACTTCCTGTCGTATACCCTGCGGCAGCCGATCGGCGTCGTCGGTCAGATCATCCCCTGGAACTTCCCGCTCCTGATGCTCGCCTGGAAGTGGGGCCCGGCCCTGGCCTGCGGCAACACGATCGTCCTGAAACCGGCTGAGCAAACCCCGCTGACCGCCCTGAAGCTCGGCGAGTTGGCGATCGAGGCCGGCTTCCCCGCCGGTGTCATCAACATCCTCAACGGCATGGGCGAGACGACCGGAGACGCCATCGTCCGCCACCCGGATGTCGATAAGATTGCCTTCACGGGCCACGTCGATACGGCCAAGATCATCCAGAAGAACGCGGCCGACACCCTGAAGCGCGTGACCACCGAACTCGGCGGCAAGAGCCCGAACGTCATCTTTGCCGATGCCGACCTCGACGAGGCCGTGGCCGGCGCCTTCCACGCCATCTACTTCCACGGCGGCCAGTGCTGCACGGCCGGCAGCCGCCTGTTCGTCGAGCGGAGCATCCGCGACGAGTTCGTCGAACGCCTGGCCGAACGGGCCAAGGTCCGCAAGATCGGCGACCCGCTCGACCCCGACACCGAGCAAGGCCCGCAGGTCTCTCAGGAGCAGATGGACAAGATCCTCGGCTACGTCGAGTCGGGCCAGAAGCAAGGGGCCCGCGTCGTCTCGGGCGGCAAGCGCATCGGCGGTTCCGGCTTCTACGTCGAGCCGACCATCTTCGACGACGCTCGTGAAGACATGGACATCGTCCGAGACGAAATCTTCGGCCCCGTCGTCACCGTCCTGCCCTTCAACGATGTCGACGAGGTCGTCGAGCGCGCCAACCGCACCCATTACGGCCTCGCCGCCGGCGTCTGGACCAAGGACATCGACAAGGCCCACCTCTACGCCAAGAAGGTCAAGGCCGGCACCGTTTGGGTCAACTGCTACCACGTCGTCGAGCCCACCACCCCCTTCGGCGGCTTCAAGATGTCTGGCCAGGGCCGCGAAAACGGCGAGGCCGCCCTGGAACACTACACCGAACTGAAGACCGTGACCGTCAAGCTCCACGGCTGA
- a CDS encoding OsmC family protein: protein MDGEALRALQAPIKATYRDHPEAAQLTLSARGTLVGDALTCRVEATGGQVDAGLHPATGGDGSAACSGAMLLEALVACAGVTLRAVATAMGIPIRGGSVIAEGDWDARGTLGVDKAAPVGFPRVRLRFEVESDATDEQLAKLLSLTERYCVVAQTLKNPPELTSEIVPNRPADR, encoded by the coding sequence ATGGACGGCGAAGCCTTGCGTGCCCTGCAGGCGCCGATCAAGGCGACCTATCGCGATCATCCCGAAGCGGCCCAGCTCACCCTCTCGGCCCGAGGGACACTGGTGGGCGATGCCCTGACCTGCCGGGTCGAGGCCACCGGTGGCCAGGTCGATGCCGGTTTGCATCCGGCGACCGGCGGAGACGGATCGGCGGCCTGTTCCGGCGCGATGCTCCTCGAAGCGCTCGTCGCCTGTGCCGGAGTGACCCTCCGCGCCGTCGCCACCGCAATGGGCATTCCGATCCGAGGCGGCTCGGTCATCGCCGAGGGAGACTGGGACGCCCGCGGCACCCTGGGCGTCGACAAGGCCGCTCCGGTCGGCTTCCCCCGCGTCCGGCTTCGGTTCGAGGTCGAGAGCGACGCCACCGACGAGCAGCTTGCCAAACTCCTGAGCCTGACCGAACGCTATTGCGTCGTCGCGCAGACCTTGAAAAACCCTCCCGAGTTGACGAGCGAGATCGTTCCCAACCGCCCGGCCGACCGCTAG
- a CDS encoding DUF1553 domain-containing protein, which yields MIWPVPLVGRCAGIGMSRTVAVFLGLLLAMVAPVVRADDAGLAAYEGQIRPLLKERCYACHGALKEQAGLRLDTVAAMLEGGDSGPAIEPGESEFSPLVERIIEHDEALRMPPEGEPLTNEQVTLIRSWIDAGAAAPSDETPEPDPREHWAFQAPTRPEVPNSGAGWVRDPIDAFLAAEHERLGLEPLDEAPPHVLLRRVYLDLIGLPPTREELLEFLADPSDAAYERVVDRLLADPRHAERWARHWMDVWRYSDWYGRRAVPDVLNSYAMIWRWRDWIVNKLDEDAGYDHLLRMMLAADELAPDDPEELPATGYVVRNFYRWNYNTWMADSVEHTGKAFLGLTINCAHCHDHKYDPIRHEDYFAFRAFFEPIELRHDRVPGEPDPGPYPKYEYGKAYKPITSGMVRVFDEKLDAETFLYTRGEARNVVPGRPPIPPGPPRFLTRGDFEFEPIDLPDEAAYPGLKSFLRQEETDTRQAALDQAQVALTAARQALEAIDAQSDPEGLTTAQLALQVAEETEQVAQADLESLRLRIAADDARFGRSEADADEAARAAARSERALALARARLELAGAEQAEHQVRHQADAAEDALAKAEQRLATTRQAVETAEGALDSDATSYTPLSPSYPEQSTGRRAALARWLTQRDNPLTARVAVNYLWGWHFGEPIVPTPHDFGRNGAPPSNQSLLDWLAVELMEPSSPGVEPWSMKHLHRRIVMSAAYRMASHTSDPNHPNAAIDRENRSLWRFRPGRMEAEVIRDSLLQVAGVLDLARGGPEIDQAQGLTSRRRSLYFAHHGEGSMQFLELFDAPDPGECYRRTTSVVPQQSLALANSELALNMARTIAAQLGTDPSCDPEAEGSESAFIRAAFERVLSRPPSDEELTLSRGFLDRQIALFEGAELPEVAGSATPPSTDPRTRANENLIHALLNHHDFVTIR from the coding sequence ATGATCTGGCCCGTACCTCTGGTCGGTCGGTGTGCTGGGATCGGAATGTCGCGAACGGTCGCGGTGTTTCTCGGTCTCCTGCTCGCCATGGTTGCTCCTGTGGTTCGGGCAGATGACGCGGGCCTCGCGGCCTACGAGGGGCAGATCCGGCCGTTGCTCAAGGAGCGTTGCTACGCCTGTCACGGGGCGCTCAAGGAGCAGGCCGGGTTGAGGCTCGACACGGTGGCCGCCATGCTCGAAGGGGGAGATAGCGGCCCGGCGATCGAACCGGGAGAGTCCGAGTTCAGCCCCCTTGTTGAGCGGATCATCGAGCACGACGAAGCGCTCCGAATGCCTCCCGAGGGGGAACCACTGACCAACGAACAGGTGACGCTCATTCGATCGTGGATCGATGCCGGCGCCGCCGCGCCGAGCGACGAGACCCCCGAGCCCGACCCCCGCGAGCACTGGGCCTTTCAAGCCCCGACCCGACCCGAGGTGCCCAACTCCGGCGCTGGCTGGGTTCGCGATCCGATCGACGCCTTTCTCGCCGCCGAACACGAACGGCTGGGACTGGAACCGCTGGATGAAGCTCCTCCTCATGTCTTGCTCCGTCGGGTCTATCTCGACCTGATCGGCCTGCCGCCGACTCGGGAGGAACTGCTTGAGTTTCTGGCGGATCCCTCCGATGCTGCGTATGAGCGCGTGGTCGATCGTCTGCTGGCCGATCCCCGGCACGCCGAGCGGTGGGCGAGGCACTGGATGGACGTCTGGCGGTACTCCGACTGGTACGGCCGGCGCGCCGTGCCCGACGTCCTGAACAGCTACGCCATGATCTGGCGATGGCGCGACTGGATCGTCAACAAGCTCGACGAGGACGCCGGATACGATCACCTGCTGCGCATGATGCTGGCCGCCGACGAGCTGGCCCCCGACGACCCGGAAGAACTGCCCGCCACCGGATACGTCGTCCGGAATTTCTACCGGTGGAATTACAACACGTGGATGGCCGACTCGGTCGAGCATACGGGGAAGGCGTTTCTTGGACTGACGATCAACTGCGCTCATTGCCACGATCACAAATATGATCCGATTCGGCACGAAGACTACTTCGCCTTTCGGGCCTTCTTCGAGCCGATTGAGCTAAGGCACGACCGTGTTCCGGGCGAGCCCGATCCGGGACCGTACCCCAAATATGAGTACGGCAAGGCGTACAAGCCGATCACCTCGGGCATGGTCCGGGTCTTCGACGAGAAACTCGACGCCGAAACCTTCCTGTACACCCGAGGCGAGGCTCGGAACGTCGTTCCCGGCCGCCCGCCCATTCCTCCCGGTCCGCCACGGTTTTTGACGCGAGGAGACTTTGAGTTCGAGCCGATCGACCTGCCGGACGAGGCCGCCTATCCCGGTTTGAAATCGTTCCTGCGTCAGGAAGAAACCGACACGAGGCAAGCCGCCCTCGACCAGGCTCAAGTTGCCCTGACGGCGGCTCGACAGGCCCTGGAGGCGATCGACGCGCAGTCCGATCCCGAGGGGCTGACCACGGCGCAGCTTGCCCTTCAGGTGGCCGAGGAAACCGAACAGGTTGCCCAGGCAGACCTGGAATCGCTCCGCCTTCGCATTGCCGCAGATGACGCCCGCTTTGGTCGGAGTGAGGCGGATGCCGACGAGGCCGCCCGCGCGGCGGCTCGAAGTGAGCGAGCCCTGGCCCTGGCGCGTGCCCGGCTCGAACTGGCCGGGGCCGAGCAGGCTGAGCATCAGGTGCGTCATCAGGCCGACGCCGCCGAAGACGCTCTGGCGAAGGCCGAGCAACGGCTCGCCACCACCCGGCAAGCGGTTGAGACGGCCGAAGGGGCCCTGGACTCGGACGCGACCTCGTACACGCCGCTGTCTCCGTCGTACCCCGAGCAAAGCACCGGGCGTCGGGCGGCGCTGGCCAGGTGGCTGACGCAACGCGACAATCCGCTGACGGCTCGGGTGGCGGTCAATTATCTCTGGGGCTGGCATTTCGGTGAGCCGATCGTGCCCACGCCGCATGACTTCGGCCGCAACGGTGCGCCTCCCTCAAATCAAAGCCTGCTCGACTGGCTCGCCGTGGAATTGATGGAGCCGTCGAGCCCCGGGGTCGAGCCCTGGTCAATGAAGCATCTGCATCGGCGGATTGTGATGAGTGCCGCCTATCGGATGGCCTCGCACACGAGCGACCCCAACCACCCGAACGCCGCAATCGACCGCGAGAATCGCTCGCTCTGGCGCTTCCGGCCGGGCCGAATGGAGGCCGAAGTGATTCGGGATAGCCTGCTCCAGGTGGCCGGCGTTCTCGACCTGGCCCGAGGAGGGCCGGAGATCGATCAGGCGCAGGGGCTCACCTCGCGGCGGCGGAGCCTGTACTTCGCCCACCACGGTGAAGGGTCAATGCAGTTTCTTGAGCTGTTCGACGCGCCCGACCCGGGCGAGTGCTACCGCCGCACCACGTCGGTCGTGCCGCAGCAATCGCTCGCCCTGGCCAATAGCGAGCTGGCGCTGAACATGGCCCGAACAATCGCCGCGCAATTAGGAACAGACCCGTCATGTGATCCAGAGGCAGAAGGGTCTGAAAGTGCGTTCATTCGAGCGGCCTTTGAACGCGTGCTGTCTCGTCCGCCGTCGGACGAGGAACTCACCCTCAGTCGCGGGTTTCTCGATCGGCAGATTGCCCTGTTCGAAGGAGCGGAGTTGCCCGAAGTTGCCGGGTCTGCCACGCCACCCTCGACCGATCCTCGAACGAGGGCGAACGAGAATCTGATTCATGCGTTGTTGAACCATCATGATTTTGTGACCATTCGTTGA
- a CDS encoding DUF1501 domain-containing protein — protein sequence MSARPRPSIAGPPCGRIGRRSFLADVGFGFTGLALGSMLNQEGIARGEAPSPAGQSAPGPHFAPRAKNIIWVFLSGGVSHMETWDPKPALNRYAGKSYDETPYPNPFEDPLFRERSRAVVGADRTHSEIFPLQVGFRRHGESGIAVSDWWPELGSCVDDIAFVRSMYSTDNDHAAEFQFHHGRHKLDPREPCIGSWIHYGLGTLNENLPQFVFLGKYSDMRVRENFNPHYLGPQHGGVELSLDPGAPLPFGSPAEGILADEQREQFAFIRDLNALSGVEYPDDEQLLARIKAYELAYRMQASVPEALDLGAEDPETERLYGIDREQNAIYGRRLLAARRLVERGTRFVLVYLSDYGEWDSHTQLRDLHARSCARVDRPLAGLLRDLKRRGLDEETVVVCCTEFGRTPGLEVRDAYAKPNGRDHHPHAFTIWFAGAGIKKGIVHGATDELGFHVIENPHYVTDVHATLLHLMGLDSRRLEIPGRKRLDIDHGNPIHDILA from the coding sequence ATGAGTGCTCGCCCTCGCCCCTCGATCGCCGGTCCCCCGTGTGGACGAATCGGCCGCAGGAGCTTCCTGGCCGACGTCGGCTTCGGTTTTACCGGCCTGGCGCTGGGCTCGATGCTGAACCAGGAGGGGATTGCCCGCGGCGAGGCCCCGAGCCCGGCGGGCCAGTCGGCTCCGGGGCCGCACTTTGCGCCGAGGGCGAAGAACATCATCTGGGTCTTTCTTTCCGGTGGTGTCAGCCACATGGAAACCTGGGACCCGAAGCCAGCCTTGAACCGCTACGCAGGCAAGAGCTACGACGAGACGCCGTATCCGAACCCGTTTGAGGACCCGCTGTTTCGCGAGCGATCGCGCGCCGTGGTGGGGGCAGATCGGACGCATTCGGAGATTTTTCCGCTTCAGGTCGGGTTCCGCCGCCACGGCGAGTCGGGCATTGCGGTGTCGGACTGGTGGCCCGAGCTGGGCTCGTGCGTGGACGACATCGCCTTCGTCCGCTCGATGTACTCGACCGATAACGACCACGCCGCCGAGTTTCAGTTTCACCACGGCCGCCACAAGCTCGACCCGAGAGAACCCTGTATCGGCTCCTGGATCCACTATGGTCTGGGCACGCTGAATGAGAACCTGCCTCAGTTCGTGTTCCTCGGGAAGTACTCGGATATGAGGGTTCGAGAGAACTTCAATCCGCACTACCTTGGACCCCAGCATGGCGGGGTCGAACTCTCGCTCGATCCGGGGGCTCCCTTGCCGTTCGGCTCGCCGGCCGAGGGAATTTTGGCCGACGAACAGCGCGAACAGTTCGCATTCATCCGAGATCTGAACGCCCTCTCCGGGGTCGAGTATCCGGACGACGAGCAATTACTGGCGCGAATCAAGGCGTATGAGCTTGCCTATCGGATGCAAGCCTCGGTGCCCGAGGCGCTCGACCTTGGGGCCGAGGATCCGGAGACGGAGCGGCTTTACGGCATCGACCGAGAGCAGAACGCCATTTACGGCCGTCGCTTGCTGGCCGCTCGCCGGCTGGTCGAGCGTGGAACGCGCTTCGTGCTGGTCTATCTGAGTGACTATGGCGAGTGGGATTCGCACACGCAGCTCCGCGACCTGCACGCCCGGTCGTGCGCTCGGGTCGATCGGCCGCTGGCCGGCTTGCTCAGGGATTTGAAGCGGCGCGGGCTCGACGAGGAAACGGTGGTCGTGTGCTGTACCGAGTTCGGCCGCACCCCTGGTCTTGAGGTGCGTGACGCCTACGCCAAGCCGAATGGTCGCGACCATCACCCGCACGCCTTCACCATTTGGTTTGCCGGGGCCGGGATCAAGAAGGGGATCGTTCACGGCGCGACCGACGAACTTGGTTTTCACGTCATCGAGAACCCCCACTATGTGACCGACGTGCACGCGACCTTGCTGCACCTGATGGGCCTTGACTCACGCCGGCTCGAAATTCCGGGGCGCAAGCGCCTCGACATCGACCACGGCAACCCGATCCACGACATTCTCGCCTAG